The Solanum lycopersicum chromosome 9, SLM_r2.1 genome window below encodes:
- the LOC138338283 gene encoding uncharacterized protein, with protein sequence MYEDANEKTFLLSQDGPSKSLPDFPMTLLPSRQYLYSLQSILKYGKYVKDIVASNRRLTKYETVELTEKFNSRLQNRLLQKLKNSELSEIQVYAALGILKWRKKAIVWQMSDIHEINTTLCMHKIYMEDNHKQSAQHQRRLNPLMKEVVRKEVIRWLDDVIWYPISDSIWVGAVQCVPKKGGFYRRFIKDFSKIARPMCNVLEKEVNFDFDASPILIAPDWELPFELMCDASDVAVGALLGQRKNKVFHSIYYVSKTLESTQANYRVFEKEMLDLLFTLEKFKLYWVGTKVIVLTDYADIRYLFNKKDDKPRFIHWIFILQELDLETKDRKEFRDEQLMALDVSQVPWYVNIVNLIVSGVYPPGAATQQKS encoded by the exons ATGTATGAAGACGCCAATGAAAAAACATTCTTGTTGTCACAGGATGGTCCCAGCAAATCCCTTCCAGATTTTCCCATGACTCTTTTGCCGTCTCGTCAGTACTTGTACTCACTTCAA AGTATCCTGAAGTATGGTAAGTATGTGAAGGATATTGTGGCAAGCAATAGGAGGCTCACGAAGTATGAAACTGttgaacttactgaaaagttcaacTCTAGACTTCAAAACAGACTGCtccaaaagttaaaaaattcaG AGTTGTCTGAAATACAGGTTTATGCGGCATTGGGGATCCTAAAATGGAGAAAGAAGGCAATTGTATGGCAGATGAGTGATATTCATGAGATTAATACGACATTGTGTATGCACAAAATCTACATGGAAGATAATCACAAACAAAGTGCACAACATCAACGTCGACTAAATCCTTTGATGAAAGAAGTGGTGAGAAAAGAGGTAATAAGGTGGTTAGATGATGTAATTTGGTACCCTATCTCTGATAGTATATGGGTAGGTGCAGTGCAATGTGTTCCCAAGAAGGGAG gtttttaccggaggttcatcaaggatttttccAAGATTGCAAGACCTATGTGCAATGTTTTGGAGAAGGAGGTGAATTTTGACTTTGATGCA TCTCCCATTCTAATTGCTCCTGATTGGGAATTACCATTTGAACTCATGTGTGATGCGAGCGATGTAGCAGTGGGTGCATTGTTGGGacagagaaagaataaagtattCCACTCCATTTATTATGTAAGCAAGACCCTTGAATCTACACAAGCTAATTACAGAGTATTTGAGAAGGAGATGCTAGATCTATTATTCACCTTAGAGAAGTTCAAATTGTATTGGGTAGGCACTAAAGTAATTGTTTTAACTGACTATGCAGATATTCGGTACCTATTCAATAAGAAGGATGATAAACCAAGGTTTATTCATTGGATATTTATTCTCCAGGAATTGGACCTTGAGACCAAAGATAGAAAAG AATTTCGAGATGAACAATTGATGGCGCTGGATGTCTCTCAAGTGCCATGGTATGTGAACATTGTGAACTTGATAGTGAGTGGAGTGTATCCTCCAGGTGCAGCTACTCAACAAAAGAGCTAG